Proteins encoded in a region of the Isosphaeraceae bacterium EP7 genome:
- a CDS encoding PAAR domain-containing protein, translating into MPQPAARVGDMHVCALVTVLVPHVGGPILPPGGLPVLIGGLPAARVGDMAVCVGPPDVIVLGSFTVLIGGLPAARMGDLTAHGGVIAMGYPTVLIN; encoded by the coding sequence ATGCCCCAGCCCGCAGCCCGCGTCGGCGACATGCACGTCTGCGCCCTGGTCACCGTCCTGGTCCCGCACGTCGGCGGCCCCATCCTGCCGCCCGGCGGGCTCCCCGTCCTCATCGGCGGCCTGCCCGCCGCACGCGTGGGCGACATGGCCGTCTGCGTCGGGCCCCCCGACGTCATCGTCCTGGGCAGCTTCACCGTCCTCATCGGCGGCCTGCCCGCCGCACGCATGGGCGACCTCACCGCGCACGGCGGCGTCATCGCCATGGGCTATCCGACCGTCCTCATCAACTGA
- a CDS encoding cytochrome B6, giving the protein MRIIIMSQIRRSDLAVLLLPAAVLFATISPPIARAQAPSSYDQIAPVLLGKEAFKDRMAKDKADKAAVMARQQDLLKARYDLASKPHQTSKMTRGKPIQVGPAARLPQGLTWDQLAAMPSAEIREKGLFPAGFLPLPHPKHEVGGMLFSQVEIKALPRLERFDLDFDLPDHFLPEFPPAMFLTSRTDLGDVSQGKVVTVENFQEIFAGILNAKDLEGLRLLVTQFPQQQFNATADRKTESPLGMQGVSCFDCHVNGHTSAATHLAGDIRPQSHRRRIDTTSLRGVNIQRLFGSQRALKTIEDFTEFEQRGAYFDGDHVSAAAKGVNPLERGSQVHFMSEVQELLDFPPAPDLNVFGKLDPAKFGADSPEMRGQTLFSGKAQCATCHPAPYYTDNLMHDLKVDRFYKTQTINGLVATSQGPIKSFPLRGIKESPPYLHDGRLLTLEDTVEFFNLILELKLNAQEKADLVAFMLQL; this is encoded by the coding sequence ATGCGCATCATCATTATGTCTCAAATTCGACGTTCCGACCTCGCCGTCCTTCTCCTGCCGGCCGCAGTGCTCTTCGCAACCATTTCGCCGCCAATCGCCAGGGCGCAAGCCCCTTCCAGCTACGACCAGATCGCCCCCGTGCTGCTGGGCAAGGAGGCGTTCAAAGATCGGATGGCCAAGGACAAGGCCGACAAGGCGGCCGTGATGGCCCGCCAGCAGGACCTTCTGAAGGCCCGATACGACCTCGCATCGAAGCCCCATCAAACCTCCAAGATGACACGCGGCAAGCCGATCCAGGTCGGCCCGGCCGCCAGGCTTCCGCAGGGCCTGACCTGGGACCAGCTCGCCGCGATGCCCTCGGCCGAGATCCGCGAGAAGGGCCTGTTTCCCGCGGGCTTCCTCCCCCTGCCGCACCCCAAGCATGAGGTGGGCGGCATGCTGTTCTCGCAGGTCGAGATCAAGGCGTTGCCTCGGCTGGAGCGGTTCGACCTCGACTTCGACCTGCCCGACCACTTCCTCCCCGAGTTCCCGCCAGCCATGTTCCTGACCTCCCGCACCGACCTGGGCGACGTCTCCCAGGGGAAGGTCGTGACCGTCGAGAACTTCCAGGAGATCTTCGCCGGGATCCTCAACGCCAAGGACCTGGAGGGGCTGCGGCTCCTGGTGACGCAGTTCCCGCAGCAGCAGTTCAACGCCACGGCCGACCGCAAGACCGAGAGCCCGCTCGGCATGCAGGGGGTCTCCTGCTTCGACTGCCACGTCAACGGCCACACCTCGGCCGCGACCCACCTCGCCGGCGACATCCGCCCGCAGTCGCACCGCCGGCGGATCGACACAACCAGCCTCCGAGGCGTGAACATCCAGCGACTCTTCGGCTCCCAGAGGGCCCTGAAGACGATTGAGGACTTCACCGAGTTCGAGCAGCGCGGGGCCTACTTCGACGGCGACCACGTCTCCGCGGCGGCCAAGGGGGTGAATCCCCTGGAGCGGGGCAGCCAGGTCCACTTCATGTCCGAAGTGCAGGAGCTGCTCGACTTCCCGCCCGCGCCGGACCTGAACGTCTTCGGCAAGCTCGACCCCGCCAAATTTGGGGCCGATTCCCCGGAGATGCGAGGCCAGACACTCTTCAGCGGCAAGGCCCAGTGCGCGACCTGCCACCCCGCCCCCTACTACACCGACAACCTGATGCACGACCTGAAGGTCGACCGCTTCTACAAGACCCAGACCATCAACGGCCTCGTCGCCACCAGCCAGGGGCCCATCAAGTCGTTCCCCCTGCGAGGCATCAAGGAGTCTCCCCCTTACCTCCACGACGGCCGCTTGCTCACGCTGGAAGACACCGTCGAGTTCTTCAACCTGATCCTCGAATTGAAGCTGAACGCCCAGGAGAAGGCCGACCTCGTCGCCTTCATGCTCCAGCTCTGA
- a CDS encoding serine hydrolase, with amino-acid sequence MGIDAGSRSIGGRFAVFLALATLIAPGRSFGHNGAVAVAYPARGIVVDGNLSDWPAGLKAQPIARVEDGDTLKGEADLAATFRIAYDAQEHAIYVAVEVKDDSVIADGPGKPTWNSQDSCELFLDATHAATGPRLIQYARYGKENMVVGPPEVTDKTMKVTVVRADSRIVYEWRIEVAVDLSPERTIGFDVSVADKDEDGSFSWLSWGTGTQKLDQPDRCGEVLLVGPDTKFGEISGRISWEEASASALPSHVLARSTRFPHLAVEGIVDPSGAYKASDVPIGSFVIRPVDSADVRVKTDASVAIEVEEGKVAEVPPLHVTPVPWPGLIGEEGVLRGSEPFNAEELDRVMSAYLDYYSVPGISVAVIKDSKIVYHRGFGVKNAASAEPVADDTVFEAASMTKPVFAYIVMRLVDRGVLDLDTPLHTYLPYEDIAHDDRYKLITARMVLTHRTGFPNWRTGKLDIKFTPGTEVSYSGEGFVYLGKVVEKLTGRTLVDLCREDVFTPLGIEHASLIWTDDVARMTATGHGGRSPLSKGKPDQPNMAASLHVSAGEYAKFLIAVVQGKGLEEATSKEMLRPQVKVPDRVNSSWGLGVAIEETPQGVHYGHGGRNTGFTSKSVMDREKGIGYVFLVNNDDAQKFDNILNAYLLAGKGALKAIGAAVHKVAKVDPKLYDAYIGRYEMGKHEILTITRDGDRLMAQATDEGKTEVFPESETSFFLKPTADDLVTFVKDERGEVTHIILRHDGAEKTAKRLDDGAK; translated from the coding sequence ATGGGCATCGATGCTGGCTCTCGTTCCATCGGCGGCAGGTTTGCCGTGTTTCTCGCGCTGGCGACCCTGATCGCACCGGGCCGCTCGTTCGGCCACAACGGGGCAGTCGCCGTGGCGTACCCGGCACGCGGGATCGTCGTCGACGGCAACCTTTCCGACTGGCCCGCGGGCCTGAAGGCGCAGCCCATCGCGCGGGTGGAGGACGGCGACACGCTCAAGGGCGAGGCCGACCTGGCCGCCACGTTCCGCATCGCCTACGACGCGCAAGAGCACGCAATCTATGTCGCCGTGGAAGTGAAAGACGACTCGGTCATCGCGGACGGGCCCGGCAAGCCGACCTGGAACAGCCAGGATAGCTGCGAGTTGTTCCTCGATGCGACCCATGCCGCGACCGGCCCTCGGCTCATCCAGTATGCCCGGTACGGGAAGGAGAACATGGTCGTCGGGCCCCCGGAGGTCACCGACAAGACGATGAAGGTGACCGTGGTCCGCGCCGATTCACGGATTGTGTACGAGTGGCGAATCGAGGTGGCCGTCGATCTCAGTCCCGAGCGGACGATCGGCTTCGACGTCTCGGTTGCGGATAAAGACGAGGACGGCTCGTTCTCGTGGCTCTCCTGGGGGACCGGGACGCAGAAGCTCGACCAGCCCGACCGGTGCGGCGAAGTCCTGCTCGTCGGGCCCGACACGAAATTCGGCGAGATCTCCGGCCGGATTTCATGGGAGGAAGCGTCGGCCTCGGCACTCCCCTCCCACGTGCTGGCCCGGTCGACCCGGTTTCCGCATCTCGCGGTCGAGGGCATCGTCGACCCGTCCGGGGCTTACAAGGCGTCGGACGTTCCCATTGGTTCTTTTGTCATTCGGCCGGTCGACTCGGCGGACGTCCGAGTGAAGACGGACGCGAGCGTCGCGATCGAAGTCGAGGAGGGCAAGGTCGCTGAGGTGCCCCCGCTGCACGTCACGCCCGTGCCCTGGCCCGGCCTCATCGGCGAGGAAGGGGTGCTCCGCGGCTCCGAGCCCTTCAATGCCGAGGAGCTCGATCGTGTGATGTCGGCCTACCTGGATTATTACTCCGTGCCCGGGATCTCGGTCGCCGTCATCAAGGATTCGAAGATCGTTTACCATCGGGGGTTCGGCGTCAAGAACGCGGCGAGCGCCGAGCCGGTCGCGGATGACACGGTGTTCGAGGCGGCGTCGATGACGAAGCCCGTCTTCGCCTACATCGTGATGCGACTGGTGGACCGGGGCGTTCTCGACCTCGACACGCCGCTGCATACGTATCTGCCTTACGAGGATATCGCCCACGACGACCGCTACAAGCTCATCACGGCCCGGATGGTCCTGACCCACCGGACCGGGTTCCCGAACTGGCGGACAGGCAAGCTCGACATCAAGTTCACCCCGGGCACCGAGGTCTCCTACTCGGGCGAGGGATTCGTCTATCTCGGCAAGGTCGTCGAGAAGCTCACCGGCCGCACGCTGGTCGACCTCTGCCGCGAGGACGTCTTCACGCCGCTGGGCATCGAGCACGCCTCGCTCATCTGGACCGACGACGTGGCGCGGATGACCGCGACCGGCCACGGCGGCAGGTCGCCGCTGTCGAAAGGGAAGCCCGACCAGCCGAACATGGCGGCGAGCCTGCATGTCTCCGCCGGGGAATATGCCAAGTTCCTGATCGCCGTGGTCCAGGGCAAAGGGCTGGAAGAAGCGACCTCGAAGGAGATGCTCCGCCCCCAGGTGAAGGTCCCGGATCGCGTGAATTCGTCGTGGGGCCTGGGTGTCGCGATCGAGGAGACGCCGCAAGGGGTCCATTACGGGCACGGGGGGAGGAACACGGGGTTCACCAGCAAGTCGGTGATGGATCGAGAGAAGGGCATCGGTTACGTCTTCCTCGTGAACAACGACGACGCTCAGAAGTTCGACAACATCTTGAACGCTTACCTGTTGGCCGGCAAGGGAGCGTTGAAGGCCATCGGCGCCGCGGTCCACAAGGTGGCCAAGGTTGATCCAAAACTCTACGACGCCTACATCGGCCGCTATGAGATGGGCAAGCATGAGATCCTGACGATCACCCGCGATGGGGATCGGCTCATGGCCCAGGCGACCGACGAGGGCAAGACCGAGGTCTTCCCGGAGTCGGAGACCTCGTTCTTCCTCAAGCCGACCGCCGACGATCTGGTCACGTTCGTGAAGGATGAACGGGGCGAGGTCACGCACATCATCTTGCGCCATGATGGGGCCGAGAAGACGGCGAAGAGGCTCGACGACGGCGCGAAGTAA
- the tssI gene encoding type VI secretion system tip protein TssI/VgrG codes for MSGPIQSSRTLQVETPLGPDAFILTGMIADEGVSQLYQIDLSLIATNDTPVVFDRLLGKKVGVAAELEALGTYRHFGGICKRITQGFRGNYTTDYRMEVVPTHWLLTRRTDSRIFQQKSVPEILKIVLAGLDVTYQLQGTYPSREFCAQYRETDFQFASRLMEDEGIFYFFTHGPGGAHSMVVADHNDSFVPDPDRPVLGMRDYLEADYGIVAWEQGQQLRSGQVTLFDHHWQRPHQHLEGNSSSPPPVVVGKHTHPQSVGNNGQLELYDYPGGYAHWFDGVDHTGGSQPGDLGKIDQQAPRIARIRLQEQLAGGIVAVGEGDDRSMAAGRRFTMRGHHDGDGDYIFTSVRHEMQSTDSVRSGGSASPYRNEFTAIPAGQPYRPARTTPRPSVRGPQTAVVTGPAGDEIFTDKYGRVKVHFHWDRTENLKADSSCWVRVGTPWAGAGWGAVQIPRIGQEVIVDFVEGDPDRPIITGSVFNAQMMPPYTLPDNKTQSGLKTRSTPQGGPENFNELRFEDKKGSEQVYMHAERDFDRVVENNDTLKVGSAKADDGSQTIEIWKDRTETVKTGNEKVTVEKGNRDVVVAMGNDSHAIKMGNRNVVIDMGNDSLKIKMGNQTTKLDLGASSTEALQSITLKVGQSSLTIDQMGVTIKGMKVTVQGQVMTEVKGAMVMVQADAMLKMGGGVTMIG; via the coding sequence ATGTCAGGACCGATCCAGTCCTCGCGGACCCTGCAAGTCGAGACCCCCCTGGGGCCCGACGCATTCATCCTCACCGGCATGATCGCCGACGAGGGGGTCTCGCAGCTCTACCAGATCGACCTGTCTCTCATCGCCACCAACGACACGCCCGTAGTCTTCGACCGGCTGCTCGGCAAGAAGGTGGGCGTGGCCGCCGAGCTGGAGGCCCTGGGGACTTATCGGCATTTCGGCGGCATCTGCAAGCGGATCACGCAGGGCTTCCGCGGCAACTACACGACCGATTACCGCATGGAGGTCGTCCCCACCCACTGGCTGCTGACGAGGCGCACCGACAGCCGGATCTTCCAGCAGAAGTCCGTCCCCGAGATCCTCAAGATCGTCCTCGCCGGGCTCGACGTCACCTATCAGCTCCAGGGCACCTACCCCAGTCGCGAGTTCTGCGCGCAGTACCGCGAGACCGACTTCCAGTTCGCCTCGCGGCTGATGGAAGACGAGGGGATCTTCTACTTCTTCACCCACGGGCCCGGCGGCGCGCACTCGATGGTCGTCGCCGACCACAACGACTCCTTCGTGCCCGACCCGGACCGCCCCGTCCTGGGGATGCGAGATTATCTCGAGGCCGACTACGGCATCGTCGCCTGGGAGCAGGGCCAGCAGCTCCGCTCGGGCCAGGTCACGCTCTTCGACCACCACTGGCAGCGGCCGCATCAGCATTTAGAGGGCAATTCGTCGTCGCCGCCGCCGGTCGTCGTGGGCAAGCACACCCACCCTCAGTCCGTCGGCAACAACGGCCAGCTGGAGCTCTACGACTACCCCGGCGGCTACGCCCACTGGTTCGACGGCGTCGATCATACCGGCGGAAGCCAGCCGGGCGACCTCGGGAAGATCGACCAGCAGGCTCCGCGCATCGCCCGCATCCGCCTCCAGGAGCAGCTCGCCGGCGGCATCGTCGCCGTGGGCGAGGGGGACGACCGCTCGATGGCCGCCGGCCGCAGGTTCACCATGAGGGGGCACCACGACGGCGACGGAGATTATATCTTCACATCCGTGCGCCACGAGATGCAGTCGACCGACTCCGTCCGGTCGGGCGGCTCGGCCTCCCCCTATCGCAACGAGTTCACCGCCATCCCCGCTGGCCAGCCCTACCGCCCCGCGCGGACCACGCCCAGGCCCTCCGTGCGCGGGCCGCAGACGGCCGTCGTCACCGGCCCCGCTGGCGACGAGATCTTCACCGATAAATACGGCCGCGTGAAGGTCCACTTCCACTGGGACCGCACCGAGAACCTGAAGGCCGACAGCTCGTGCTGGGTCCGGGTCGGCACCCCCTGGGCCGGCGCCGGGTGGGGCGCCGTGCAGATCCCGCGCATCGGTCAGGAGGTCATCGTCGACTTCGTCGAGGGAGACCCCGACCGCCCGATCATCACCGGCAGCGTCTTCAACGCCCAGATGATGCCCCCCTATACCCTGCCGGACAACAAGACCCAGAGCGGCCTGAAGACCCGCAGCACCCCCCAGGGCGGCCCCGAGAACTTCAACGAGCTGAGGTTCGAAGACAAGAAGGGCTCCGAACAAGTCTACATGCATGCCGAGCGAGACTTCGATCGGGTCGTCGAGAATAACGACACGCTCAAGGTGGGCAGCGCCAAGGCCGACGACGGCAGCCAGACCATCGAGATCTGGAAAGACCGCACCGAGACCGTCAAGACCGGCAACGAGAAGGTGACCGTCGAGAAGGGCAACCGCGACGTCGTCGTCGCCATGGGCAACGACTCTCACGCCATCAAGATGGGCAACCGCAACGTCGTGATCGACATGGGGAACGACTCGCTCAAGATCAAGATGGGCAACCAGACCACCAAGCTCGACCTGGGTGCCAGCAGCACCGAGGCCCTGCAATCGATCACCCTGAAGGTGGGCCAGAGCAGCCTTACCATCGACCAGATGGGCGTCACTATCAAGGGGATGAAGGTCACCGTCCAGGGGCAGGTCATGACCGAGGTGAAGGGCGCCATGGTGATGGTGCAGGCCGACGCGATGCTCAAGATGGGCGGCGGCGTCACCATGATCGGCTGA
- a CDS encoding sigma-70 family RNA polymerase sigma factor — protein sequence MDEAPSTRPSLLIRLRNPADERAWAEFTEIYGPLVHQLARRRGLQEADAQDLVQDVFRAVARAIDRFDPDPGRGSFRGWLSQIARNLIINLLNARRRHPQGSGDTGVQDMLDQVPEPSAEDSADFDVEHRRRLLAWAAGRVRREFSELAWRAFWLTGVEGQPPRDVAEALGMTLGTVYQYKSRAVVRLRREIEQFGWTSAEDFLETDR from the coding sequence ATGGACGAAGCACCAAGCACACGACCGAGCCTCCTGATCCGCCTGAGAAACCCCGCTGACGAGCGGGCCTGGGCCGAGTTCACCGAGATTTACGGCCCCCTGGTCCATCAGTTGGCTCGGCGGCGGGGGCTCCAGGAGGCCGATGCGCAGGACCTCGTCCAGGACGTCTTCCGCGCCGTGGCCCGGGCCATCGACCGGTTCGACCCAGACCCGGGCCGGGGCTCGTTCCGGGGCTGGCTGTCGCAGATCGCCCGCAACCTGATCATCAACCTCCTGAACGCACGCCGCCGACACCCCCAGGGGTCCGGCGACACCGGCGTGCAAGACATGCTGGATCAAGTTCCCGAACCGTCCGCGGAGGACTCGGCCGACTTCGACGTCGAGCACCGGCGAAGGCTGCTCGCCTGGGCGGCGGGCCGGGTCCGGCGCGAATTCTCGGAGCTGGCCTGGCGGGCGTTCTGGCTTACCGGGGTCGAAGGGCAGCCGCCCAGGGACGTGGCCGAGGCCCTGGGGATGACCCTGGGCACGGTCTATCAATACAAGAGCCGGGCCGTCGTCCGGCTCAGGCGCGAGATCGAGCAGTTCGGCTGGACATCGGCCGAGGACTTCCTGGAGACCGATCGATGA
- the tssH gene encoding type VI secretion system ATPase TssH has product MALDSGALIRTLNTASRDALMDAANRCLVRTNRSVEVEHWLSALVDGPDADVPRILRYFDISPAHLGRDINRALDALRTGNDRTPALAEPIADLIREAWLLASVQFGLAKVRTGTLLLALVSDPALARLARGISPELAKVSPEALAGNFLKIVAGSPEDESPADAGRASSPSTADATSPMSTKSPALDQYTVDLTARARAGKIDPVLGRDSEVRQMVDILIRRRQNNPILTGEAGVGKTAVVEGFARRIAAGDVPPALANVSLRTLDLGLLQAGAGVKGEFENRLKQVIEEVKASTVPIILFIDEAHTLIGAGGQAGQNDAANLLKPALARGDLRTIAATTWAEYKKYFEKDAALARRFQVVKVEEPAEDRAIEMMRGITGMLEAHHGVRILDEAVEASVKFSARYIPGRQLPDKSVSLLDTACARVAISQGAIPPAVEDARRRIEVLDVEIGILRREAASGAPHVDRLAERDEDLEAAKARLAALEARWEAEKTVVARVRALREQIEARHAQGQGDDAALADLEAATAELRALQGESPLMHTCVDGQAIAEVVAGWTGIPVGKMLADEIHTLLNLQDRLGERVIGQAHALHAIAQRVRTSRANLTDPRRPVGVFLLVGPSGVGKTETALALADALYGGERNLVTINMSEYQESHTVSGLKGSPPGYVGYGEGGVLTEAVRRKPYSVVLLDEVEKAHPDVMELFFQVFDKGLLEDGEGRAIDFKNTIILLTSNVGTATVMALCADPETAPDPGPLAESIRPDLLKAFPPALLGRMITVPYYPISDDVMRRIIGLQLGHIAARLKKNHKSTFTYSDALIDAVAARCLEVDSGARNVDHILTRSLLPELSEAILARMASGQSTTSVNATLDSDGKFTYEIA; this is encoded by the coding sequence ATGGCCCTCGACTCAGGCGCACTCATCAGGACCCTCAACACGGCCAGCCGCGACGCCCTGATGGACGCCGCCAACCGCTGCCTGGTGCGCACCAATCGGAGCGTCGAGGTCGAGCACTGGCTCTCGGCCCTCGTCGATGGCCCCGACGCCGACGTCCCGCGCATCCTCCGCTATTTCGACATCAGCCCCGCCCACCTCGGCCGGGACATCAACCGCGCCCTCGACGCCCTGCGCACCGGCAACGACCGCACACCCGCGCTGGCCGAGCCCATCGCCGACCTCATCCGCGAGGCCTGGCTCCTCGCCTCCGTCCAGTTCGGCCTCGCCAAGGTCCGCACCGGCACGCTCTTGCTGGCCCTGGTCTCCGACCCCGCGCTCGCTCGGCTGGCACGCGGGATCTCGCCCGAGCTCGCCAAGGTCTCGCCCGAGGCGCTCGCCGGCAACTTCCTCAAGATCGTCGCCGGCTCCCCCGAGGACGAGTCGCCCGCCGATGCCGGCAGGGCCTCGTCGCCCTCGACGGCCGACGCGACTTCCCCGATGTCGACCAAGTCGCCGGCGCTTGACCAGTACACCGTCGACCTCACCGCCAGGGCACGCGCCGGCAAGATCGACCCGGTGCTGGGGCGTGACTCCGAGGTCCGCCAGATGGTCGATATCCTCATCCGCAGGCGCCAGAATAACCCGATCCTCACCGGCGAGGCGGGCGTCGGCAAGACCGCTGTCGTCGAGGGGTTCGCCCGCAGGATCGCCGCCGGTGATGTTCCCCCGGCGCTCGCCAACGTCTCCCTGCGCACGCTCGACCTCGGCCTCTTGCAGGCCGGCGCCGGCGTGAAGGGGGAGTTCGAGAATCGCCTGAAGCAGGTCATCGAGGAGGTGAAGGCATCAACCGTCCCCATCATCCTCTTCATCGACGAGGCCCACACCCTCATCGGAGCTGGCGGGCAGGCCGGCCAGAATGACGCGGCGAACTTGCTGAAGCCCGCGCTCGCCCGCGGCGACCTCCGCACGATCGCCGCGACGACCTGGGCCGAATACAAGAAATACTTCGAGAAGGACGCCGCGCTCGCCCGCAGGTTCCAGGTCGTCAAGGTCGAGGAGCCCGCCGAAGACCGGGCCATCGAGATGATGCGCGGGATTACCGGCATGCTCGAAGCCCACCACGGCGTACGCATCCTGGACGAGGCCGTCGAGGCGTCGGTCAAGTTCTCCGCCAGGTACATCCCCGGCCGACAGCTCCCGGATAAGTCCGTCAGCCTGCTGGACACCGCCTGCGCCCGAGTCGCCATCAGCCAGGGGGCCATCCCGCCCGCCGTCGAGGACGCCCGCCGTCGGATCGAGGTCCTCGACGTCGAGATCGGCATCCTCCGCCGCGAGGCCGCTTCGGGCGCCCCCCACGTCGATCGCCTCGCCGAGCGTGACGAGGACCTCGAAGCCGCGAAGGCCCGCCTCGCCGCCCTCGAAGCACGCTGGGAGGCCGAGAAAACAGTCGTCGCCCGCGTCCGCGCCCTCCGCGAACAGATCGAGGCCCGCCACGCGCAAGGGCAGGGGGATGACGCCGCCCTCGCCGATCTCGAGGCCGCCACCGCCGAGTTGCGTGCGCTCCAGGGCGAGTCCCCCCTGATGCACACCTGCGTCGACGGCCAGGCCATCGCCGAGGTCGTCGCCGGCTGGACCGGCATCCCCGTCGGCAAGATGCTGGCCGATGAAATTCACACGCTCTTGAACCTTCAGGATCGCCTCGGCGAGCGAGTCATCGGCCAGGCCCACGCCCTGCACGCGATCGCCCAGCGGGTGCGCACGTCGCGGGCCAACCTCACCGACCCCCGCCGCCCCGTGGGCGTCTTCCTCCTCGTCGGCCCCAGCGGCGTGGGCAAGACCGAGACCGCACTGGCCCTGGCCGACGCCCTGTATGGCGGCGAGCGGAACCTCGTCACCATCAACATGAGCGAGTATCAGGAGTCGCACACCGTCTCGGGACTGAAGGGCTCGCCCCCCGGCTACGTGGGCTATGGGGAAGGGGGGGTGCTCACCGAGGCCGTGCGCCGCAAGCCGTACTCTGTGGTGCTGCTCGACGAAGTCGAGAAAGCCCACCCGGACGTCATGGAACTCTTCTTCCAGGTCTTCGACAAGGGGCTCCTCGAGGACGGCGAGGGCCGCGCGATCGACTTCAAGAACACGATCATCCTCCTGACCTCCAACGTCGGAACCGCCACCGTCATGGCCCTCTGCGCCGACCCCGAGACCGCCCCAGACCCCGGCCCGCTCGCCGAATCGATCCGCCCCGACCTGCTCAAGGCCTTCCCTCCCGCGCTCCTGGGCCGGATGATCACCGTGCCGTATTACCCCATCTCCGACGACGTGATGCGCCGGATCATCGGCCTTCAGCTCGGCCACATCGCCGCCCGACTGAAAAAGAACCACAAGTCGACCTTTACCTATTCCGACGCCCTCATCGACGCCGTCGCCGCCCGCTGCCTCGAAGTGGACAGTGGCGCCCGCAACGTCGACCACATCCTGACCCGGTCCCTCCTTCCCGAGCTCTCCGAGGCCATCCTCGCCCGCATGGCATCCGGCCAATCCACCACGAGTGTCAATGCAACCCTTGACTCCGACGGGAAGTTCACCTACGAGATCGCCTGA